One Hyperolius riggenbachi isolate aHypRig1 chromosome 12, aHypRig1.pri, whole genome shotgun sequence genomic window, GCCCCacacccggcccgggtgtcgccagcaacggagccgccagcgggacccgcagAGGAGTATGGCgagggacctcgcagcctacagtggggtggaggaagccccaggtaagtgaaagttttgattttagttactgctcagggcccctttaagtttgtaaacataacataaaactgtaggatatagaaaaaaaaaagtcgtttttaggagtaggaggatagatacaattgtttatctcatcactttattttcacttaaaggactactgtaggagggtagggggtaaaatgagttgaacttacccagggcttctaatggtcccccacagacatcctgcgcccgcgcagccactcaccaatactccggccccgcctccggttcacttctggagattcagactttaaaatcttaAAGCCACtttgcctgcgttgccatgtcctcgctcccactgatgtcaccaggagtgtactgcgcgggcaaagaccatactgggtctacgcagtacgctcctggtgacgtcagcgggagcaaggacacggcaacacaggcacagtggttttcagatttaaaagtctgaaattccaaaagtgaaccggaggcggggccagagcatcgttgagtggctgcgcgggcacaggatatctgcgggggaccattagaagccctgggtaagttcgacTAATTtccccccaatccccctacagtattcctttaagtttcacTTTGAGCCTCTACCATTTTCTTAACAAGGAAGAGGGAACTGTGAGTTCACAGGGCTACACCACTGATTCTTACTGTCTTTCTTGCAGATTCAGATGTTCTGCCTGTGCTGGTATGCATAGTGTGTGAAGATACCATGTGACTAATAACTTGGACACACACAAGTGACTATTCAGCAGAAGAAATGGGCAGCCTGGTGAGCAGCTTACAAGGCTTCTGTGGAAGGGGCCATATGACCAAAGCTTCCATTGTAATGTGTGGACCCAGTGGAGCAGGGAAGaccaccattctctacagaatgaAGTTGAATGAATCTATCATAACTAAACCAACAATTGTTTTTAACAGAGAGACTTTGGACATTGTAGATGACATGACACTTCAGGTAATAGATGTTAGCTTAGGAGGAAAGATATGGCCTCTGATGAGACAGTGTCTCACTGACTGTGATGGGTTTGTGTTTGTAGTGGACAGTACTGTATCTGAGCTATTTATGGATGCCAAGTTGGATCTAGCCAGTCTTTTTACGTACACTGATGATCCCTTGCCATTCATTGTATTGGCCAACAAGCAGGATCAAGAAGGCGCTTGTAGCCCATCTCAAGTGGCATGTCATCTTGACTTGCTAAAATCCCAACATCACAAAGGAGATGTGTTTGGATGCAGTGGAATAACTGGAGACGGGTTAAAAGAAgctttagggaacttgtgttcaaGAATAAAAGAGAACAGATTACAAAAGAGACCATGAATAGACTGTCTAGGAATAATCATTTACCAAGTCTAAAGCTGACCCAAGGCGAATGAGAAAAAAAGTAAGATATTTACCAAGTTTGAGGGAATgccctggatagtccagaggcttcccgggtCCTCCTTGCCACCGAGGCAGCCAggttgcagatttattgctgcctgaggcaaacagtGTGAAgacactgccccctcccccccagccatgtTTTCCTTCAAATAAAAGCAAAGACCTTGTGGCTTCAGTGGTTTATAAAGCAGGATAAAGAAGTCTGGCAAACACCCCACATATGAAGTGCGGCAATCACTCCACATATGAAGTGCAGCAATCTTCCCACATATGAAGTGCGGCAATCACCCCATGTATAAAGTGTGGCAATTACCCAACATAgaaaatgcagcaatcaccccaaATTTGAAATGCAACTAATGCTCACATATGAAGTGTGCCAATCACCCCACATATGCAATACAGCAATCAACCTACCGTACCTATGAAATGCTGCAATCGCCCCAAAAAAGAAATGCGGCAATCACCCTAACAATGCAGCAAGTGGCCCACATACAAAATGCATCAATTACCCCAGAAAAATGCAGGAATTACCACACAGATAGAGCAGTCACTCCCCCAAATGCCATCTAGATTGCTGGTGCTCAGTGGGTTTTGACATTGTACACTCAATGCAGCAACCCTCCCCATCCTATTCTATGTGTTGCAATCAGGGGTAAAATGCCCTCCCAAGCAGCATAGCCCCTCATTGTGcagctacttcactccctctattGACCCCATGTTATAATAGCCCCCCCCCATAACCCCCACATGCAGCATATGATTACCCCTAACTCCCTTAAAGTGCAGTCAGTCCACCGGAAGCATGGCTATGATTGGTGTTTAGTGGTGGACTTCAGAACGTACGGTTCCCCCCAGCCCCTTCTTGTTCAATGGTGGTGCTCAGCTCACTGCTTAGTGTATGGGAAGGTGACACAGTCACTCACTCAGTCTTCAGATCATGCAACCCATATAGCAGC contains:
- the LOC137540908 gene encoding ADP-ribosylation factor-like protein 11, whose product is MGSLVSSLQGFCGRGHMTKASIVMCGPSGAGKTTILYRMKLNESIITKPTIVFNRETLDIVDDMTLQVIDVSLGGKIWPLMRQCLTDCDGFVFVVDSTVSELFMDAKLDLASLFTYTDDPLPFIVLANKQDQEGACSPSQVACHLDLLKSQHHKGDVFGCSGITGDGLKEALGNLCSRIKENRLQKRP